A section of the Schistosoma haematobium chromosome ZW, whole genome shotgun sequence genome encodes:
- a CDS encoding hypothetical protein (EggNog:ENOG410VHBA~COG:G), with the protein MKEKVRNLIFGCISVLGGVLIHFAFGFFYSTANIVPYIISYIVVRVDPELPNTSSVWISGIALAIQGVSMPFGGLVARKWGFRIVVAVSCLLDSISIFLTYVTVQRSFPGVIITYSVLQGLGLGFGYSVVLSVAATWFPKRRGLVVGVIVGGFGLGALVFTPIETALINPSNIPVDPKTRHFTHPDILDRVPVAFLILGGILLALQIIGFILLRPKPLESTQDRDTELVVRNRINSDPNPVIGRLRSTQTIVSLYRLLSFMVCNVL; encoded by the exons ATG AAAGAAAAAGTTCGAAACCTAATTTTTGGGTGCATCTCAGTTTTGGGAGGCGTTCTAATCCATTTTGCCTTTGGTTTCTTCTATAGTACTG CTAACATTGTACCCTATATTATTAGTTACATCGTAGTACGGGTTGACCCGGAATTGCCAAATACATCATCAGTTTGGATATCTGGCATTGCTTTGGCTATACAGGGCGTTTCTATGCCATTTGGTGGATTGGTTGCCAGGAAGTGGGGCTTTCGTATTGTTGTTGCTGTCAGTTGTTTACTTGATAG CATTAGTATTTTTCTGACTTACGTCACTGTACAGAGGTCCTTTCCTGGAGTCATCATTACGTATTCTGTACTGCAAGGGTTGGGTTTGGGTTTTGGCTATTCCGTAGTATTGTCTGTGGCCGCAACG TGGTTTCCAAAACGACGTGGTCTCGTAGTTGGTGTGATTGTTGGTGGCTTTGGCTTAGGAGCCCTGGTGTTCACTCCGATCGAAACTGCTTTAATCAATCCAAGCAATATCCCTGTTGACCCGAAAACAag GCATTTTACGCATCCTGATATCCTTGATCGGGTTCCAGTTGCGTTTTTGATTCTTGGTGGTATTCTTCTTGCATTACAAATAATTGGATTTATATTATTGCGTCCAAAACCACTTGAAAGT ACACAAGATCGAGACACAGAACTGGTTGTGCGAAATAGAATAAATTCTGATCCtaatccagttatt GGACGTTTGCGTTCAACCCAAACAATTGTTTCATTATATAGACTTTTATCTTTTATGGTTTGTAATGTTCTGTGA
- a CDS encoding hypothetical protein (EggNog:ENOG410VHBA~COG:G), giving the protein MHFVHILFSHLIFYRHFTHPDILDRVPVAFLILGGILLALQIIGFILLRPKPLESTQDRDTELVVRNRINSDPNPVIGRLRSTQTIVSLYRLLSFMVCNVL; this is encoded by the exons ATGCATTTTGTGCACATCCTTTTTTCTCATTTAATTTTCTACAGGCATTTTACGCATCCTGATATCCTTGATCGGGTTCCAGTTGCGTTTTTGATTCTTGGTGGTATTCTTCTTGCATTACAAATAATTGGATTTATATTATTGCGTCCAAAACCACTTGAAAGT ACACAAGATCGAGACACAGAACTGGTTGTGCGAAATAGAATAAATTCTGATCCtaatccagttatt GGACGTTTGCGTTCAACCCAAACAATTGTTTCATTATATAGACTTTTATCTTTTATGGTTTGTAATGTTCTGTGA
- a CDS encoding hypothetical protein (EggNog:ENOG410WGSE~COG:S), whose translation MLPPNTRTEAVFLKPRAPFKLAAFNVRTFMQVGQQIGLAMSLESLNIDVCCLSETRIQDSGEVLQTRSPSVASKSLFYVRLSGDPVASSSGLAGVGVALSARAEAALVDWIPINSRLCAVRLESSIKVRRNRSEKRCLFVISAYAPTDCSPDAIKDEFYHQLSVLLQKVRSTDIVVLAGDLNAQVGRLGTEESRLGGRWGLVGRRSDNGDRLLQLCTDHNLFLASTNFRHSHRRCATWRPPSASQAWTQIDHIAISYRWRGCVQDCRSFWSTYLDSDHALVCANLALLFSGQRSDHRQKIDVSKLVATSVASKYRTELASRLATTPPKSIDEHWLQLHDAMKMAGSVSCGFAKRPAFKHWVSPGSLQLIEARRSTPGDREFDHKRRMLRKEIGQSLRKDRAAWWSMRANELEAAAASGNYRKLFQLIRATSSKKSGVSETICEDDGMPITNIYRRLGRWAEFFEGQFNWPAAPATSVRLSCPPWSVTTDPPNEEEVRKELQLLKRYKSPGPDDLPPALFKDGGDFLTKELTTLFTKVWELESVPTSWNESIVVPIFKKGSRRSCNNYRGISLLPIASKLLASVILRRLFKTRERLTREEQAGFRSGRGCIDHIFTLRLTLEHRHTFQRPTIVVFLDIRAAFDSLDRTVLWDCLVKKGVPEKFINILKALYKNTSGRVRAYNHLSPLFHSSSGVRQGCPILPFLFNFAIDDILETALIDVSNGGVDLLPGERLLDLEYADDIVLLCDNAQGMQSALNQLAISVRRYGMCFAPLKCKVLLQDWQDSNPVLTLDGEQIDVVEKFVYLGSCISAGGGVSDEINARIVKARAACAILGHLWRLRDVSLAVKGRIYNASVRAVLLYACETWSLRVEDVRRLSVFDHRCLRRIADIQCQHHVSNAEVRHCVFGHRDDNVIGVTILKHRLRWLGHVLRMSSQRIPRRALFADSGTGWKKRRGGQCMTWCRGMKESCKGLASVGPSRLPGWGLRDGATQWLETLSDMA comes from the coding sequence atgttaccaccgaatacgaggactgaagcagtttttctgaaaccacgtgcaccattcaaactggctgccttcaacgttcgcacatttatgcaggtcggacaacagatagggctggctatgtctttggaaagtcttaatattgatgtttgttgtctatccgagacccgtattcaagactctggtgaagtactacaaactcgatctccatctgtcgcttcgaaaagcttgttttacgtgcgcttatccggggaccctgtggcatcttcgtctggtcttgctggcgttggtgtcgcactaagcgctagagctgaggcagcactagtcgattggatccccattaacagtcggttatgtgctgttagattagaaagttccatcaaagtgagaagaaatcggagtgagaaacgatgtcttttcgtcatctccgcctatgccccgacagattgcagcccggatgcaatcaaggatgagttttaccaccagttatcagttcttctccagaaagtgcgttcgacagatattgtagtgctagccggagacttgaatgcccaggtcgggcgtctaggcacagaagagagtcgtttaggtggccgatggggactcgttggtcgcaggtcagataacggggaccgtctactgcaactgtgcacagaccacaacctgtttctggctagcactaactttcggcacagtcatcgccgatgtgccacctggcgtcctccctctgcatctcaagcctggactcagattgatcacatcgcgatcagctaccgctggcgtggttgtgtacaagactgccgctccttttggagtacctatctggactctgaccatgccttggtctgcgccaatcttgccttacttttcagtggccaacgaagtgaccaccgccaaaagattgatgttagcaagctggttgcaacttctgttgcaagtaagtatcgaaccgagctagcctctaggctagctaccactccaccgaaaagtatagacgagcattggttgcaattgcatgacgccatgaaaatggcgggatcagtcagttgtgggtttgcgaaacgtcccgcttttaagcactgggtttctccaggttccttacaactcattgaagcccgtcggtctactccgggtgaccgtgagtttgaccataaacgaaggatgttacgtaaggaaattgggcaaagcttgcgtaaggaccgagcagcctggtggtcgatgcgtgctaatgagctggaagcagcagctgcatctggtaactaccggaagctcttccagctcatccgagccactagcagcaagaagtctggtgtgagtgaaacaatctgcgaggatgatgggatgccaatcactaacatctatcgacgtcttggacgatgggcagaatttttcgaagggcagttcaactggcctgctgctccggcaacatcggtcagactgtcctgccctccatggtcggtgacgactgatccaccaaatgaggaggaagtccgcaaggaactccaactcttgaaacgttacaaatcacctggcccagatgacttacctccggctctttttaaagatggtggtgactttttgactaaggaattgacgacgttgtttacaaaggtttgggaactagagagtgtaccaacgtcatggaatgagtcgatagttgtccctatctttaaaaagggttcacgtcgttcctgtaacaactatcgggggataagtttacttccgattgcgtccaagctattggcttccgtcattcttcgtaggttgttcaaaacccgagaaagattgactcgcgaggagcaggctgggtttcgttctggtcgaggatgtattgatcatatattcaccctccgcctaacgttagaacaccgccatacttttcaaaggccaacaatcgtagtgtttcttgacatcagggctgccttcgattcgttggacaggactgttctctgggattgtctagtgaagaagggtgtgcctgagaagtttattaacatcctaaaagccctatataaaaacacctcaggcagagtgagggcatacaaccacctctctccattgttccattcgagcagtggggttagacagggttgcccaatcttaccattcctcttcaactttgccatcgatgacattctggaaacagctctgatagatgtaagtaatggtggtgtggatctgttgcctggagaaagacttctcgaccttgagtatgcggacgatattgtcttactgtgcgataatgcccaaggcatgcaatccgcacttaatcagttggcaatcagtgtccgtaggtatggtatgtgctttgcacctttgaagtgcaaagtacttctacaagactggcaggattctaatcctgtactcaccctggatggtgagcagatagacgtagttgagaagttcgtgtatctgggtagctgcataagtgctggtgggggtgtgagtgatgagatcaatgcacgaatagtgaaagccagagcggcttgtGCCattctgggccacctttggcgccttcgtgatgttagtctggctgtaaaaggtcggatctacaacgcgtcggtgagagcagttttactctatgcttgtgaaacctggtctctccgagttgaggacgttagacgactctctgtgttcgatcatcgctgtctccgaaggattgctgacatccagtgtcaacaccatgttagtaatgcagaggttcggcattgtgtgttcgggcacagagacgataatgtaattggtgtcactatcttgaaacaccgacttcggtggcttggacatgttctccgaatgtcgtcccagagaattccacgtcgtgcattatttgccgactctgggactggttggaagaagcggagaggtggtcagtgcatgacatggtgtcgtggtatgaaagaaagctgcaaaggactggcttctgttggtccttcacgactccctggttggggtctgagagatggtgctacacagtggctagagacgttatcagatatggcttag